The Leifsonia sp. ZF2019 DNA segment CGCGGGTGTGGTCGCGCTCGCGACGGGCGCACGGTCCAGGCGCAGCAGCTCTCGCCACCACGAGCTCGGACGGGTGCGGGGAGCATGATCGGCCGTTGCGCTCTCTCGCAGCCGGGCACGGCAGGATGGCCGCGTGAGGAACGACTTCCACCGCGGGCCGACCACGCGACCGCCGGTCGATCTGCGGACGATCGGCGCCGAGGCGCTGCCGCTGGTGGGCGGCGGCCGGGCGCTTCTGCTGCAGGTGGCGCATCCGGCGGTCGGCCGCGGCGTGCTGGAGCACAGCGACTTCGCGGAGAGGGCGATGGACCGCCTTCACGCCACGATGACCTTCATGTACGCGGCCACGTTCGCGACGCCGGAGGAGTTCGCCGTCGTGCGACGCCGGGTGAACAAGGCCCACGCCCCGGTGCGCGCCGAGGCCGCCGAGGGGGCGCCGGCCTACAACGCCTACGACCCGCAGCTCCAGCTGTGGGTGGCGGCCACGCTTTACGAGACCATGACGCAGCTCTACGAGCGCGTCTTCGGAAGGCTCGCGGACGACGAGCGGGAGAGGGTCTACCAGGAGTACACCCGGCTCGGCGCCAACCTCCAGGTCCCGCCGTCCAGTTGGCCACCGACACGCGCCGCCTTCGACGACTACTGGCAGGCGATGATCGAACGCCTCGCTGTGAGCGATGGCACGCGAGAGCTCGCGCGGCAGATCCTCTACCCGCGGAACGTCCCGTCGTGGATGCGTGTGTTTCTGCCCGACATCCGGCTCGTGACCGCGGGACTGCTGCCGGCCGAGGTGCGAGAGCAGTACCGGCTGCCGTGGGACGCGGACCGTGCGCACCGGTACGAGCGCTGGATGCACCGGCTGGCACGCTGGTACCCACGCGTCCCCCGCTTCCTCCGTACTGCGCCACGCGACGACTATCTGCGGCGGGTCCGCCGCCTGGTGAAGGAGGACCGGGCGGAGCGCGCCCGACGGTCAGGGACGTCCCCGGCCTAGGCCGCGAGGCCGCGAGCGCGCTCGACGCCGCGGGCGAGGAGCACGAGCACGATGCCGATCCCGGCGCCGAGCACCGTCTCGAGCACCCGGTCGCCGACCAGAGCCGCGAGCGGAGCGGGGCTCGCGAGATGCGACACGGCGAGCGCCATCGGTGTGATGAAGACCAGCGCGGAGCCGTAGTGGCGCCCGACGAGGATCTCGGCGAAGAACTGGCACACGACGATCGCCAGGATCACGACGAGAGCCGGCGGCGACCAGAACAGGAGCGCGGCCGCCACCACGACGCCGGCGACCGTCCCGACGATGCGGTGCAGCGAGCGCGAGATCGAATGGGC contains these protein-coding regions:
- a CDS encoding oxygenase MpaB family protein, which translates into the protein MRNDFHRGPTTRPPVDLRTIGAEALPLVGGGRALLLQVAHPAVGRGVLEHSDFAERAMDRLHATMTFMYAATFATPEEFAVVRRRVNKAHAPVRAEAAEGAPAYNAYDPQLQLWVAATLYETMTQLYERVFGRLADDERERVYQEYTRLGANLQVPPSSWPPTRAAFDDYWQAMIERLAVSDGTRELARQILYPRNVPSWMRVFLPDIRLVTAGLLPAEVREQYRLPWDADRAHRYERWMHRLARWYPRVPRFLRTAPRDDYLRRVRRLVKEDRAERARRSGTSPA